In a single window of the Streptacidiphilus sp. P02-A3a genome:
- a CDS encoding glycine--tRNA ligase — MAADKIDTIVSLSKRRGFVYPCSEIYGGQKAAWDYGPLGVELKENIKRQWWRNMVIGREDVVGLDSSVILAREVWEASGHVATFSDPLTECTSCHKRYRADHLEEAYEAKHGHVPANGLADVNCPNCGNKGGFTEPKPMSGMLETHLGAFNAGDPAGRAYLRPETAQGIFVNFAAVQQTSRKKPPFGIAQTGKSFRNEITPGNFIFRTREFEQMEMEFFVKPGEDEQWFEYWMQERWNWYRDLGLREENMRFYEHAKEKLSHYSKRTVDIEYRFQFGGNEFGELEGVANRTDYDLAQHAEHSGQDLKYFDQESGERWFPYVIEPAAGVNRAMLAFMLDAYREDEAPNAKGVMEKRVVMRLDPRLAPVKVAVLPLSRNAALSPKARGLAADLRKHWNVEFDDAGAIGRRYRRQDEIGTPFCITVDFDTLDDNAVTVRERDTMEQQRISLDQVEGFLAGKLLGC, encoded by the coding sequence GTGGCCGCCGACAAGATCGACACCATCGTCAGCCTGAGCAAGCGCCGTGGCTTCGTTTACCCGTGCAGCGAGATCTACGGCGGCCAGAAGGCCGCCTGGGACTACGGTCCGCTGGGTGTCGAGCTCAAGGAGAACATCAAGCGGCAGTGGTGGCGCAACATGGTCATCGGCCGTGAGGACGTCGTCGGCCTCGACTCCTCGGTGATCCTGGCCCGCGAGGTGTGGGAGGCCAGCGGCCACGTCGCGACCTTCAGCGACCCGCTGACCGAGTGCACCTCCTGCCACAAGCGCTACCGCGCCGACCACCTGGAGGAGGCGTACGAGGCCAAGCACGGCCACGTCCCCGCCAACGGCCTGGCCGACGTCAACTGCCCCAACTGCGGCAACAAGGGCGGCTTCACCGAGCCCAAGCCGATGTCCGGCATGCTGGAGACCCACCTCGGCGCGTTCAACGCCGGGGACCCGGCCGGGCGGGCCTACCTGCGCCCGGAGACCGCCCAGGGCATCTTCGTCAACTTCGCCGCCGTGCAGCAGACCTCGCGCAAGAAGCCGCCGTTCGGCATCGCCCAGACCGGCAAGAGCTTCCGCAACGAGATCACGCCCGGCAACTTCATCTTCCGCACCCGCGAGTTCGAGCAGATGGAGATGGAGTTCTTCGTCAAGCCCGGCGAGGACGAGCAGTGGTTCGAGTACTGGATGCAGGAGCGCTGGAACTGGTACCGCGACCTCGGCCTGCGCGAGGAGAACATGCGGTTCTACGAGCACGCCAAGGAGAAGCTGTCGCACTACTCCAAGCGCACCGTGGACATCGAGTACCGCTTCCAGTTCGGCGGCAACGAGTTCGGTGAGCTGGAGGGCGTGGCCAACCGCACCGACTACGACCTGGCCCAGCACGCCGAGCACTCCGGCCAGGACCTCAAGTACTTCGACCAGGAGTCCGGCGAGCGCTGGTTCCCGTACGTGATCGAGCCCGCGGCCGGGGTCAACCGCGCCATGCTGGCCTTCATGCTCGACGCCTACCGCGAGGACGAGGCGCCGAACGCCAAGGGCGTGATGGAGAAGCGCGTGGTGATGCGGCTCGACCCGCGGCTCGCCCCGGTCAAGGTCGCGGTGCTGCCGCTGTCGCGCAACGCCGCGCTCTCGCCGAAGGCCCGCGGCCTGGCCGCCGACCTGCGCAAGCACTGGAACGTCGAGTTCGACGACGCCGGTGCCATCGGCCGCCGCTACCGCCGCCAGGACGAGATCGGCACGCCGTTCTGCATCACCGTCGACTTCGACACCCTGGACGACAACGCGGTGACCGTGCGCGAGCGCGACACCATGGAGCAGCAGCGGATCTCGCTCGACCAGGTCGAGGGCTTCCTCGCGGGCAAGCTGCTGGGCTGCTGA